The Musa acuminata AAA Group cultivar baxijiao chromosome BXJ2-5, Cavendish_Baxijiao_AAA, whole genome shotgun sequence genomic interval CATTGGCTTCTGCTGCTCCACCTTATCTTGGTGGTAagtaaggcacgttcgaacatattcctccattaTATGCATTGTTTGGCCATTGAACTTTATGTCCATGTACATAAGCTCGTTGCTCCATACTTTATATGGCTTTCTCTTCATATTCTCTCCCAATTGACCCTGCAAAgtattcaacaaatgcattgcccCCATCCAAGGTTCTTGTGACTCCTTATCATCgttaatggattttgaactactcAAACTAAGAGCAATGACCTTGCCCTTATTAGATTTGGGAGGGTGGATTGAAGTTGTCAAGGTATTGAGTGCTTGTTTCTATGGGTACTCCATCACCATGTGTAGTCcttcgcacaagaagcatccgttaGGTTTTGgagccttgccttttgagcttggccctttataggaactcttcttccttaccTCGCCCttgggctccttccctcgagaatattttgatgAGCAATTTCCTGAAGATTATTTCATTTTCCTTAAGTCCTCTAAGGAAACAAAGTTGATGAGTCTTTCTATGACCGTAATTGCCCTGATCATATCAATGACATTCCATCGATGCAGTTCCTATTGAGTCCATGGCTTcagaccatcgaggaagctgaacaacttatccttccCGAATATGTCTTGGATATCTAGCATTAGTATAGAAAATTACTTCATATAATCTCgaatggaagtattttggcggagttgtctcagcttcctcTTTGCAATGAACTTTGTGTTCTCGGGTAAGAATTGAGTTCTTAACTTTTACTTTAAGTTAGCCCATGTGTCCACTCGACACTGACCTTGTTAGATCTCCTTCtaatgggttcgccaccaaagttttgcatcctcattcagatatatgattgctattgaaactttagtACCTTTAGAATtgggccttgtagctcgaaaaTATTGTTCTATGTCAAATAATAAATTCTTGAGCTCTTTTGTGTCCCTAACACCTTCATAGCAataaggctcaggtgccctcaagttttatggcgtcacaacgcgggtgttgctccctATCACATTTAGTGCCCTCGTGAGTGTTGTCACTCTAGAAGTGAGTTTCACCATGACTCCATGCAAATATTGTATGGATTCTTTAGTATCGTCCATTAGTCGATCGATTGACGGACAATTAGGGCCTTAACCTTGTCGATTCGGGATTCAGTTTTTTCTTCCAAGCTCTCTACCCAAAGAAGTCTTTGTTGATCTTAGTAGAGTTCCTCTAAGCTCACTTCAAGAATATCCAGGCAGGTTTTCGTCGCTATAAGTCTCTCCTTGTTGCTTTTTTTCTCGATTTGTTATGgatttagctagaattgcctatgtTATAAAGCACTCTTGCGGTAAAGTCATAAACTTAgttggagttgcctaagtcgtgaagtatctttgcgccaactcctcggacttagttaggattacctaagtcatgaggagcccttgcgacatatgcattCGCAAAGGGTCCGCATAGTTGCAACATCGtacaggtctcgaaggacctataaaatagaaagttgattaaattaaaaacaagtaacagacaagtcccgacatctcatgaagagggaagctttataagcaattcagcgagcaccttgagtgcaagagagaaaagaaaggaaggaaaaaataaaaactttagaaggtagaatgaatagttgcaagtccacaaataacTTTTCACCAGGTGTCGGGCGTGAAGGCAAGTTTCTGTCAAGTTAACGTGTGAGcttatgaagattgttcaacgtccgacaatataccgaagtctTATCCAGCCCCGtgtcacccggggggttccagggtgctaagatggctgatgTATTGGGTGCAGCTACGGTTTACAGAAAACAAGTCATGGCATATGAAATCAGAGCCATTTTAGAGCAATTCGACCTGATGCAATGAGCAGTTGCACCGCAACGCTGTGAATTATCGTTGTTTATATTTTCCAAGCAGAAACACACAAagccaaggcaaaacatgctacaATGTCTCTGTACAAGTATGTAAAAGCGACGAACAGTTCGCTTAACGAAGTTGTTGTGGGTGCTCGATGACTGTTCGTCACAGGTTAGTACTCTTGATTGTGCCTCTTCTGCTTATAGAgaatagccaacttctcgctcatcatgttcgctgtcatGCTCCTCCAGAGCAGCTCCAACAATATGAGAGCGAGTTTTGCACTTGCAGCTCACCTGCAGTTGCTTTGGGCAATAATTcaacttgccccgtcttgcttgattcaccaCGATACTTTGCCATAATGAGATTGCGATGTTTCTTCACTGCTCACTTGAATTGTTTGCCCGCCCTGATACCATAATATCATagtcttagctggaattgcctaagtagtGTGGCACCATTATGGTAAAGTCACAGACTTAGTTAGAGTTGCCTAAGTCATAAAACACCCTTGCACTAACTctacggacttagctgggattgcttaAGTCATGAGGTGCCCTTGTGCCATATGCATTCataaagggtcagcctagttgcaacctcgtacaggtctcgAAGAACTTATAAAATAGAAATTTTATTAGATTGAAAATGAGAGACAAACAAGTCTCGACATCTCGCAAAGAGGCTTTACAAACAATTCAGTGAACACTTTGAAtgtaagagagaaaagaaaggaagaagaaaacaagaaTATTAGATGGTTAAACGAATAGTTactagtccacaaacaactgttcACCGAGTGTCGGATGCGAAGGTCAGTTTCCGTCAAGTTAACTAGCGAACTTGTAAAGATTGTTTAACACCCaataaacctcaaagccccatccCCCCTGGTGCCACTCggagggttctagggtgctgagatggctaatgtTTTGTGTGAGGCTATGGTTTGTAGAAAACAAGTCGTGACACGCGAAAACGAAACCATTTTAGGGCAGTTTGGCCTAACGTGATGAGTGATCGCACTTTAGCAATGTAAGTTATCGTTGCttatatttttcaagcaaaaatatactaaactaaggcaaaacatgctgctatATATTTGTACAagtatgcaaaagcgacgaatgaTTCATTGAATGAAGTTGTTGTGGGTGCATGATGAGCGTTTGTGatagggtgaagatcaactacccttgttataatcctttcttcttttcacaggccTAGGAAAGAACTTCTCCTCTTTTaataagcttaggagagaacttttatacaTCTCTTTTACAAAAGATCTCACACCTCCTTAGTATATCATCTAAACTTAAGAAGGAAGAGACGTAATATTTTTGAAGAGAGTTTATAATCCTTTTATCCTTAATAATTTTTActtatttctttttttatcaagCAAGtatgagtgggatatttatatatcccaaatgacttcaaaagttgagctaaaaatttaaatcatcgagttttcaaggtactagcgatactaccacttgcgctgggcagtactactgcccGATAGAGCCTAGGCTCTTATAGTAGTATCATTTGCCTAGGTGGTACTATCGTCATCCTAGACGGTATTATCGTCaccctaggtggtactaccactgacACTAGTAATACTACCGTCGGGATTTTTGGAAACAATCTGTGCTTTCCAACTCAtaagcgataccatcgcttgggcTTGGCGGTACTATCATCCAACCCAACCCCGGGTCATTGAATTAGCCTTCCAACAAGCCTAATTCGACCCTGGTTCAGGCCCAATGGACtcttaatcaagttggcatggttataccccaaaaatcaactcaattagaatCTAAACAATTTCATTCAAGACTCAATaactctaattacaatcatgagGATATCAGTaccttgtccgacatgtcatctaTTCATCTGGCACTTCCTCCGAACTTCCGGCGTATCGTCCTTTCCTTCGATGTATTACCCGATCCATCGGTATGTTAACCTCCCACAATATCCAATCTTCTTAGCGCAATACTTGATCCTTCCAGCTCGATGCTCGTACTCATGGCATAAAGTCCATCTTTTAGCTCGATGACCGatctctgacatgatgctctTCGATCCAATCTTTGATCCTCCTACTTCaacaatttatctttcgatggtttaagtccatgatcgaagtttctccCGTGTTACTTATCTCAAACGCTTAttagttcataaaattattaattaatttcatcatcaaaatttgagattcaacagaatcctCGTCCTGATTTTGACATGTGTGTAGACATCCGACAAATAACCAAAGGAGTGATTTTCAGGAGAACAAGGCTTGGGCCCCCTTAGTCAAATCCTGAGCTAATATGCTCTAGCATAGAAGTTGTGTTGATGATCTTACGCATTTGGGATGGGCCAAGCCGCGTTGATACCTCCACCACGACATAAAGGTGAAACAACGACTATCACGTTTAGGTGCGTTAATCCTTTCAGCTTAGGGAAAAAATCCAACTTACGGAGGTTACTATTGATATAAATCACAACGGTATCATCCATGATATCAAATCTCATGTATCTCCATGCAGCAACTCCTAATAACATCTGATACGTTAATATGACATCAGAGATGTTCATTCATAATAGTCGTCTGGTACAAGGAAAAAAGTACTGTCTAACAATTAGAAGATGCAGGAGATGTGATCAGACTTAAGGTAAGATTGCAGAAGGCTAAAACTTACAAATGTCTTCGATCTTGGTCTCGATCATGATTACCATCAACCTCATCATCACCCGGCCATCACATCATCGCCATCACTATCAATATTAAGACTGTCATTACCATGATCACATGATTTCTTAACAGGTTCGACTATTAACCAAGAAAGCAAGGGTGGAGTTTGCTGCCAAATTCCTTCAGCCCATTATGATGATCAAGATCAAGTCATTAAATAGCAGCAGATTGAGTTGGCCTATTGAGCTAATGGACACCATTGCACTCCTTTTAATTCAAGTCCCTTGTAGATTACAAAGCTTACTTTTGTACACATCAATCGTGTCTACTCTAATTTATTGATCCAACAAGATTGGACTCGCATAACCCAACACCATAACTCCTGTCTCACTCAGATGGAGAAGATTCAATTCATCAAACACCTACCTTTTCCCCTCTCTTTCTGGTTCATTCCCTCTCTGATAGCCGTGGACAAGATGAACTGTACTTTCCAGTGCAGTAAAATTCCAAGGCGTGATGCTTGAGACAttgaatgcatatatatatatatatacatatcattgACACATGGATCACGAAGAAGCAATCTCACAGCATTGCGAAGCATTCACTGGCCTTCTTAGACTTGAACGAGAGGCTGCTGCCAAACAGCCGAAGGAGGAATGAAAGTGAAGCTGAGTCTGCTTTCATGTGAAGCAACAGTGTGTGGGCCTTCGTCCGTCCTTGCTATGATCTCATGTCAGGATTGGAATGGTCTGGGTGACTGGGAAAGGACACGCAAATGAGTTGGCCATGGATGACTCGGATCGGAGAACATTGCCTTGTGCGGTTGTGTTCATCCATGGTAGCACCACCCTCACCCTCACCCTCACCCTCTGCTGCTTCTGCTCCTTCTCCTGCTGTCTCTGTGGGCAGTAGCGATGCCATGGACATAACGAACTTTACAAGGATGTTTTCACTTCTGATCACTCTCATGGTCCAAAGTCGAGGACAGTCCTGCTGTGGTGTGATTGACGCTTAAGAGCAAGATGGAGACATGGTTTCACGATGAAGTGGGAATAAAAACACTcgggaaagaaaaaggaaaagagagaaaaaagattgCCTCTCAGCCAAGCAGGCTTTTATGCACCTTCTCTGAGTGCTTCGGATGAGCTGGGAACAACTCACTGCCAGCTCGACTGCCATGGAAGTAGGGCTGGGTTGGGACCAACCTAGCGATGGTGGGGAAGAACTTATAATGCTCCTGGAGTACCTGTTTGGATTTTTAGAGGTCATCGGAATCATCCCGTCCCATCCCCCCAACGGTGTTGTCATCTATCTAGTAAAGCCGGTTTTGGTATCACGGTAAGATTATTATTCCTTTACGATCTGCCTGTCTGGCTAGTAAATTATCTCGAGTGCTATCCGGAAAAGCTTATGTTGATGCTTTAGGAAGCAGATGATGCCCACCATGTGAGGAGCCATGGAAAGCAAGCAACCTCACAGCAAGACTCCAAGAGCAAGGCAGGCGACCAAAGGTACTTGGGCCTTGGCTAAACCAGAATCATTAGGTTATACATCAGCATCACAATGTGAGGATTAAGGCTATCCTACGGAAATCGTTGTAAGTCTCATCCACTAAACTGTGTATTGTTGTCTGTGCTAATATGGCAAGGGGTGGCCTTTGACTTTAAGAGCTGCCACAATAAAGGCCAGAGTTGCTTTCGATTACTTCATCCGACAGCCAACACATAGGTGGGTAGGTAATGGAGAGATTAGGCACACAAGTTTCACCTAAAAAGTGTCTCTCGTTTTGTCTGTCGTCACTCGAATTTCTATTTTGAAGTTTGATCATAGGAAAATCTTCATTTCCAGtgggaaaagagaaagaaaagaaaaggcaatTTGGGCTCCTCCCACCAAAGCACAGGTTTGCAAAGCAGACTAGTACAAGAGAAGAGAACCAATCGGTGATGCAGATGGAGGGCATCTCTATCTGACTCGACAGTCATGAAATCATAAAGGAGACCTTTGCACGCAAGCAACAgtactcgagagagagagagagagagagaacatggCGGATGCTTCTTCTAATCTTTCCTGCTGTTCTAATTCTTTTATGTTCTTTGGCCACTTAAACAAACTCGCTGGAACAGAAAGCAGCATCTGttcagagacagagagagagagagcttcaaCTCGGATGGGGGCATCTGATGTGCAATCATTGAAGTGCTTATTAAATCCATCTCCATGGTTGGTTTGAGGATGTTGAAGCATCATCTAATGCCACTGCTGCACCTCTTTCACACAATACAAAACATAATATATCCAAGAAAGTGGGAAGAGGAAAGACCAGCGATGATTTCCAATCAGAGTAGCCATCCACCTGCTGCTTCTCAGCATGAAAACAACATGTTGCCTTCATGGCTCAATCCAAGCAGATGACTACTTATATTTTATTCCTTAAATCTGAAGCAGAACAAATCTCCACAGACATTTCCAGAGGACAACAGTTCACTTGCGTTCCCTTTCGGCTGAAGGCCACAGGGAAACATGAGACCACCGAGAAGAGCGAACAATAAGCGACCTCGGCAATGACGACTACAACTACTACCGCTACTACAATAGCAAACTGAGACTTACCATGATAGAAGAAGAGCACACGAGAAGGCTTCGGAAGCCCATCGAAAAGAGAGCCAAATGACAGAGAAGAGAGGCACCGACCAACCAAAGAATCCAAGGAGATGTCTTTTCCATGTATATATGGCAATGCAGCTGCTTCCCATCACCTTCCTCCTCAGCAGACCAGGCAATCCTAAGAAAACAACAGATGCTACGTCGGTTTCTGAGGAATACGAGTCGAGAAGACCATGAAATGGTTGGAGTGAGAATTACCAGGGGAGGTATCCGATTGGTGGTGATCGCTCCTCCACAAACTCCATCAGTGGCGAGAAGCAGAGGCAGCAGAGGGCGGCTTGTCGTTGTGGCCGTCGTGCTCCTCTTCGCCCTGGATCCGTGCCGGGATGCGGAACCCTGGGAAACTGGCACCGGATGCGAATCCGATGGATGGCATGGATGGATAAAGCGCAGGTTGCATCCGGTGGTCGGCTGCGGCGTCCACAGGGTCGGCCCAAGCACGAACCGCGGGCGAGTTACTGGACTGAAGGGGTCCCCTCTGAGAAAAGAACAGGCTTTGTCCGAGCAAAGAGTGCAGCGGCGCCGCCTGAGGCGGTGGGAAACTGAACACGTATCCCCCACCGCCGCCACTCGAGTCCACCATATTCCACGGAGCAATCCGGTGGCTCTGCTCGGCCCAGCCGGCCGCATCGGAGGCCAGCTGGGCGGAGCTCGGGAAATGTGCATCGTGCCTAGAAGGAGTTGGGCTCTGGTGGTACTggctgtggtggtggtggtgatggtggccGGATTCTGGGTTGTGAAAGATCGGGTCTTGGAAGGATTGGAGGGAGAGGCGGAGGTCTTGAGCTTGGCCACTGGTACGTGACGGAAGTTCCGGCGAGTAGGACAGGAAACCGATGGAAGGGCTAGAAGACGGCGGAGTTGCAGCAGCAGCCATTGGGAAAAAGGACTTGATAGTGTCGGCAATGGAGTCGGTGTccaaggaaggaggaagaaaggtATTACCTTCGTTGCCGCCGTCGCCCCCGCCGACGCCGAAACTAAAAGCAGTAGAAAGAGCTGGATCGGCAACGGCAACCGGTTTGCTGCTGGACTCCCCGATGGTCTGCTCGGCGGAGAGGAGCTGAGTGGACGGCGGAGGGTGGCGGCGGGAGGAGGCGGCCTGGGCGGCTGCGACTGTGGCGGAGGGGCTCCAAGGCGGAAGCTCGGCGAGCTCGTCGATGGCGGCCTTGGCGTTCTTCATGAGCCAGTCGACGGCCTTGCTGGGGCGGTCGTAGCCAAGGCGGTCCTGGACGTCGTAGAACTGGATGGCGGTGTGGGCGGAGAGGCGGACGCGGCGGTCGCGGGGGCCCTTCGCGGTGCACACCTTGCTGTGACGGTCCTTGCGGCCGGTGGACCGCACAATGTGGCCGCCCTGGACCTCCACGATCTCCCCAACCGCGCCGCCCCTCGCCCCGCCGTGCCTCGAGCGGGGCTGcggccgctgcaactgctgctggtggtggtggtggaggagagcGAGCTGGTCGTAGCCGGCGCTGTTGTGGCTGTGACCCTCCCCAATCCTTTCGGGAAGGCAGGCAtactcggaggaggaagccgtggcagctgaagaagaagaagacgagaagTAAGAGCTCCTGTTGTGGTGGATTTGGTGAAGCTGGAAGCCTCGCAGGGATTGCTCTTCTCGCTGTTGTTCTTGGAGCCCCTGCGGCGCTACTTCGCCCTCTTTTTCGCTTTCGTTTGCTTCTGCCTGAATTGGAAGGTACAGACTCCTCCGCGGATCCAGATCCTGCTCCTTCTTCTTGCGCCCCTGTTCCAGCTTTGGATCTTACGAGCTGACGCCTGCTACTAGATCTCGTTTCTCTCAGCTTCCTCCTGCCTCTCCTGCTGCTGAACTGGTAGCATTTCCTGGTGGCGCTGCTGATGTTTGGCCTCCTGCTGCTTGCTTTGGCCATCCAAGTCCCAAATTCCCATCACCAAACACCACCAGCTCAGCTCTTAAACAACCACCACAAGACCTCACAATAAAAATCTGAAAAGAAACCAAGGATCATAGACAGACTAAGAGCTGCTTACACTTGGATCTCGCCAGGCGATTAAGAACACAGCTGAAGTAGATTGGGGGCCGAGAGCCCAGGGACAGAGGGTTTAGATGTCAAGCCATCACATTGTCTCAAGAGGAGGAGAGGCACAACCCGTGGAAAAGCAGCAAGGACATGGACGACAGGGATGGGAAAAGAGGGTTTGGGTTTCACTCGGAGGAGAGGTAAGAGGAGATGGACAGAGTTAGTGCTCCTGCCCTTCGGCCGCTGGTGGGCCAGCGACTATTATTCGAAAGAAGAACGCAACCTGTCCATGCCAGTGTCaggcagcagagagagagagagagagagagcgagagagagagagagaggagccgaGAAGGCAGAGGCAGACATGCACCAGAGATTTAAAGATCCTGCTTATCTCACTCGACCCATTTCCCAAGACACAACCCCAACAACATCGACAGCCTTGTGTTACTCAGTGCGCCGTTGAAGAGATGAGAAGAGCAAAACCTTCCTCAATATTGCAAACCTtacacgcgcacacacacactctctctctccctccttttgagCGCAGACTGTGACAGTTCCGCACCTTTAAACGCTTGGCCAAAAGAGCCATCACCTTTTCGCACCATCCGCCATGTTGTTGCCTGCCAGATTACTTGCTCTCCCGTTCATCCATCCATCcccccttctttttcttctcccccccccccccctctctacaAAGTCACCGCGACCAAACGTAACCGTGACGATTGCCGTTTTGCTGACTTCTTATATATCTGTCCCGACAGCAACATCTCTTCAAGATTTACCGCATCCAAATGTTAGATCTTCCTTCGCTTCTGCTGGGACATTAGATCGTCGGCCATGTTTAGAACGCCATTGCAGGCGAACCTGCTGATGATGAGGATTCTGGAAGCTGGAGGCAGTGGGGTCTCCCTCATGCCTCTTCGGGCCAGTAATTGCAGGGACAGTGACAGCACACCGTTGGAAGGGGATGATAGTATGATGACTGCCCTTAAGATTACCATCGTACCCTTCTTTCCACATCTTACACGTAATCTTTGATTCCTGACACGTAGTGATCAGTAGGACGCCCTGTCGCATCCGAGACACCGGTCAGCCGACGCGATCCTTCCCCTCGGTTGGGACAGCGCGCCCCATGGATGGAGATCAGGACGAAGGGAAGAGAGGAAGGATGCCTTCGTCTGCAACGCGAAAGCCTGACTTCGTTTTCATCTTTCGAACCACGACGACATCACCCAACTTCTGATGACGACTGAGATTTCAAGCTCTATACGTAGCGGCTCAGTGGATTAGCAGATGTGCTCTTCCAAGGGAAGTAATTTTACTGATCATTTCTTCGTTATGGTGCAGCAGATTGCAGGAAGAATACGAGCTGCAAGAGTGTGGTTCACCACCTCATCCATGGAGCAGAACACCAGAAGCTATCGTAGCTGTTGCACACTTACTGATGAGGATTTCAAGCTATAGTCGCTGGTGATAACGAATCGATCAAAGTGTCCTTCAGAACATATGTAGCTCGCTTTCTCCCTTTCAAGTTGATGTCCGTATGATGTACTTCGAGATAATTGCCGAAATCCAACACCTAAAGGAAGCCATTGTCGATCCATCAAATCCTTCGTTCACTTGGGCTAGAATATGAAATCTTCATTGCTCGTCCAGAATCAATTAAATTCTTCGTttatcgtctctctctctcaatcctcGTTTGCAACCACTGCTTAATGGACTTGGGACTGATGGAGCTTCTCGTTCGCCATACAACCTCTGTCCCTTCGTGTTCCTCTAAACGCAAGAACGGGGTAAAGATGGATGGATCACAGCGAGAGAGGAAAGATTGATCGCAACGTCACACGCCATGGAGTACACCCGGCATGTGTTCGCGGCAGAGAATAAAGTCATGCAGCAGAAAGAACACACAACTTTCAGCATCCACGTCCATGCCTTTACATTAGCTGTATATGCAGTCATCCTCCGTTTCCATGATGGCAATTCAATACCAAATCAGAGAAGACAAAGTGAGAATGACGTGCGTTCATACAGGGATGCAAGTGCGTTCCACGTCGCAGAGCTGCTCTTTCCTGCAACAGTGGAGGATCAAGGCAACGCAAAAGGTCACAAGGTCTCTGGCCACAGGGCAAAAGATGTTCGACCCTCTTCAAACTTGTTGCCATACTTTCCCTCGTTGTTTGGGTGAAATGGGGTTGGTGTAGAAGAGAGCTCGATAAGATTAGAGGACAGCATGGGAATACCTTCTCTTCTTCGAGCTTGGAGACTTCCCAAGTccccattgcaaaagagaaccatGCATGCATGTGGATTGGGTGCAGGGCGGAAGGAGGAGGTCAATTACGGGAGCAGTCGAGCGACGACTTTTGTGCGTGTGGGTCAACTCTGACGAAGTCAGAATTCTCAGATTCTTCACCGAAAGCTGAGATTCTAATCTTTATTTAATGATGGGAAAATAAGGAGATGGATCTTCCCCGAGCAATTCTAGATTTATATGTCGTGaaggtaagagagagagagagagagagagagagagagagagagagagagagatgaacagtAAACGCAAGAAAGTGAAATACATGAGAGAGAATTCAAGGCATGCCTTTGAACAGAGAAAGGTGAAAGCTGCTGCTTGCTTCTTGTCAACGATCAAGTGGCCATCAACCGCTATCTTTCTCACGATTATATGTGCAATATAAAATCAAAGGAAAAAACGAAAAATTATGAGGCTGTCATGTTCTTTCCTTCCCAACTATTCTCTCATTTCTGTATAGAGAATTATTCACCACGCAAAATCATTGCGAATTAGAATGCTTGGGATTTAAGACACTAAATCGGGTTGCCATCCGTTGGAGGGAGCAGTGTCATACACGCCTCCACAAAGATCAAAAATGGCCTGATGCAATCCACAGTTACTTGAAGTATAACAGATATGACTTGGATAGAATACGGTAGTTGactcttgaagaacaagtgagtaaCTGTATGACTCAAATATGGTAGTTGACTTTTGTTGTCGAGATACTACCTAATAGGATTACAAAATTACATCGACTGCTACACTCACAATAAGACCCAATATGGCACCAACCAGAACCTGAACCTCTGTATGACCAACCGATTCATTCAATAGAGGGTAATTGCTATACTTCTTCAGTAATGGCACTTTAAAATTAACTTTTGGGCTTGGCATGTCTACTTTGGTGGATGTAATCCCCGGTCTGAGAAATGAATAAGATTCTGAATTTTGTCCGTACGACTCTGCCTTCTCTGAAATGGAGGCAAACGGAGACATCTTCTCACAATTCACCGAGGAACTTCGAGAACTAGGACTTTGCACATCGTCCTCTTCTTGGgaacttagtatcttattaagaaTCTTAGCATGAGAGCCCACCTCCCTTCTGACACCCTGAATTTGACAAACCAAGGAAAGGGAAACATCATACTTTGAGAATAATCAAGTGCATAAAGATTTTTTGCTTCAACAAATAACTTGAAGAGGAAGCGAGCCAATGAATAGCTGATCATATATCACAGCTAGTGTAATCACTCAATTTTAGTATGACATCATCGAGTCACCAAATATTTTGAAGGACAAAAACATAGTCAACAGTTTCTAGTAATTTTAATTTGGAGACAAACAACTCGAGtacatatcttttattttttgaggAAGTGATCATCATTTCAAGTGGTGTTCATTTGGGTAAACCACTTTTCCCTTTACATATTCTATATCTTTGTCAAGACCTTTGTGATATAAATTTCATTGTTTTGATCATCTAAATGCAACAAAGACTATCACATGCATATGCTCTCAACAAATTCAGTACCATATTTTGCCTCTTCATTTTACATGTAAAGATTGGTGAAGCTAATCTTTTGCCAGAAGTAGCTAAAAAAGATCAAGAAaaagagatgaagaagaaagcTAGAAAAGATTgaagcaaagaaaagaaaaaagaaagcatgAAAAGACTAAAAAATTAATGGAAGGGAAAAAGACTAAGGCCAGGATGATACATATAGTCCCCAAGCATAACTCTAGAAACTCTGTAGTAATGTTTACATGTTATTGTATCGTGGCATAAGTAAATCCCACTAGTAGCTTTGCGTTTGTCACAACTCGATCTGATGGATCTACAAATTTCGATGAACCTGAAATACTAGTCCAAAATTCTAAAGCCCAAGTTAATAGCATTACATTAGATCCATTGCCCACTCCCGACGTGGGACTCAATTGAGGTGTTTCTACATTTGTTATAATTTATAAATTAGA includes:
- the LOC103984376 gene encoding transcription factor TCP4-like, whose product is MKNAKAAIDELAELPPWSPSATVAAAQAASSRRHPPPSTQLLSAEQTIGESSSKPVAVADPALSTAFSFGVGGGDGGNEGNTFLPPSLDTDSIADTIKSFFPMAAAATPPSSSPSIGFLSYSPELPSRTSGQAQDLRLSLQSFQDPIFHNPESGHHHHHHHSQYHQSPTPSRHDAHFPSSAQLASDAAGWAEQSHRIAPWNMVDSSGGGGGYVFSFPPPQAAPLHSLLGQSLFFSQRGPLQSSNSPAVRAWADPVDAAADHRMQPALYPSMPSIGFASGASFPGFRIPARIQGEEEHDGHNDKPPSAASASRH